In Janthinobacterium rivuli, a single genomic region encodes these proteins:
- a CDS encoding carbohydrate ABC transporter permease: MTHTPTRNNKLTLGRVVLYLLLILFAVYYIVPLYVTLSTSFKSLDEIRSGNLLALPHVWQFDSWAKAWSSACTGVTCDGMQPFFWNSIKMVIPAVLISTFLGAFNGYVFAHWRFRGSEILFAALLVGCFIPFQVVILPMARLLGEFGLANTTTGLVFVHVVYGTAFTTLFFRNYYIGVPEELIKAARIDGAGFFLIFRKIVLPISGPIFVVCIIWQFTQIWNDFLFGIVFASGDSQPITVGLNNLVNTSTGVKEYNVNMAAAVIAALPTLLVYLVAGRYFVRGLTAGAVKG; this comes from the coding sequence ATGACACACACACCTACACGTAACAACAAACTCACCCTGGGACGGGTGGTGCTATACCTGCTGCTGATTCTGTTCGCGGTGTACTACATCGTGCCCCTGTACGTGACCCTGTCGACGTCGTTCAAGTCGCTCGACGAGATCCGCAGCGGCAACCTGCTGGCCTTGCCGCACGTGTGGCAGTTCGATTCCTGGGCCAAGGCCTGGTCTTCGGCTTGCACGGGCGTCACCTGCGACGGCATGCAGCCGTTCTTCTGGAACTCGATCAAGATGGTGATTCCCGCCGTGCTGATCTCGACCTTCCTGGGCGCCTTCAACGGCTATGTGTTCGCGCACTGGCGCTTCCGCGGTTCGGAAATCCTGTTTGCCGCCTTGCTGGTGGGCTGCTTCATTCCCTTCCAGGTGGTGATCCTGCCGATGGCGCGCCTGCTGGGCGAATTCGGCCTGGCCAATACCACCACGGGCCTCGTCTTCGTGCACGTGGTGTATGGCACGGCGTTCACGACCCTGTTCTTCCGTAACTACTATATCGGTGTGCCGGAAGAACTGATCAAGGCGGCACGGATCGACGGCGCCGGCTTCTTCCTGATCTTCCGCAAGATCGTGCTGCCGATTTCGGGTCCGATTTTCGTCGTCTGCATCATCTGGCAATTCACGCAGATCTGGAACGACTTCCTGTTCGGCATCGTCTTCGCCAGCGGCGATTCGCAGCCGATCACGGTGGGCTTGAACAACCTGGTCAACACGTCCACGGGCGTGAAGGAATACAACGTCAACATGGCGGCCGCGGTGATTGCCGCGCTGCCGACCCTGCTGGTCTATCTGGTCGCAGGTCGCTATTTTGTGCGCGGTCTGACCGCAGGCGCAGTCAAAGGTTAA
- a CDS encoding ABC transporter ATP-binding protein produces MSSLSIRSIRKVYTNGVEVLKGIDIEIKDGQFLILVGGSGSGKSTLLNMVAGLESVTSGEILIDGKVVNDLPPKDRDIAMVFQSYALYPSMTVRENIAFGLNVKKVPKAEQQEIVARVAETLQITHLLDRRPAQLSGGQRQRVAMGRAISRKPSLFLFDEPLSNLDAKLRVEMRAEIKLLHQRLKATIVYVTHDQIEAMTMGDLIAVMKDGVVQQLGTPQEIYDNPANLFVAGFIGSPSMNFVTVKPVIEGNEVFVAIENAGKSLRLALPFAADKLRSYAGRDVILGVRPEQITDMSSAHGDVGQELGCLIDLVEPTGPDTLLTTRLNGAAVTCRTHPREAVLPGQTMQLSFNLSKAAMFDPANGERIA; encoded by the coding sequence ATGTCCAGTTTATCGATACGCAGCATCCGCAAGGTGTACACGAATGGCGTCGAAGTCTTGAAAGGCATCGACATCGAAATCAAGGATGGCCAGTTCCTGATCCTCGTCGGCGGCTCCGGCTCCGGCAAGTCGACCTTGCTCAACATGGTGGCCGGCCTGGAAAGCGTCACGTCCGGCGAAATCCTCATCGACGGCAAGGTCGTCAACGACTTGCCGCCGAAAGACCGCGACATCGCCATGGTGTTCCAGTCCTACGCGCTGTACCCGTCGATGACGGTGCGCGAAAACATCGCGTTCGGTTTGAACGTGAAAAAAGTGCCGAAGGCGGAGCAGCAGGAAATCGTCGCCCGCGTCGCCGAAACCCTGCAGATCACGCACTTGCTGGACCGTCGTCCGGCGCAGCTGTCGGGCGGCCAGCGCCAGCGCGTGGCCATGGGCCGCGCCATTTCGCGCAAGCCGTCGCTGTTCCTGTTCGACGAACCGCTGTCGAACCTGGACGCCAAGCTGCGCGTGGAAATGCGCGCCGAGATCAAGCTGCTGCACCAGCGCCTGAAAGCCACCATCGTCTACGTCACGCATGACCAGATCGAGGCGATGACGATGGGCGACCTGATCGCCGTCATGAAGGATGGGGTGGTGCAGCAACTGGGCACGCCGCAGGAAATCTACGACAATCCGGCCAACCTGTTCGTGGCCGGTTTCATCGGCTCGCCGTCGATGAATTTTGTTACCGTCAAGCCTGTCATCGAAGGCAACGAGGTGTTTGTCGCCATCGAGAACGCGGGCAAGAGCCTGCGTCTTGCCTTGCCGTTCGCGGCCGACAAGCTGCGCAGCTATGCGGGCCGCGACGTAATCCTGGGCGTGCGTCCGGAGCAGATCACGGACATGAGCAGCGCGCACGGCGACGTGGGCCAGGAACTCGGTTGTTTGATCGACCTGGTCGAGCCGACCGGCCCCGATACCCTGCTGACGACGCGTTTGAACGGCGCCGCCGTCACTTGCCGCACGCATCCGCGCGAAGCCGTGCTGCCAGGGCAGACCATGCAGCTGTCGTTTAACCTGTCGAAAGCGGCCATGTTTGATCCGGCCAACGGCGAACGCATCGCCTAG
- a CDS encoding ParB/Srx family N-terminal domain-containing protein, translated as MLRIFHRSPALLLALGCQWAFLPPALARDAATLPALSARQQALMATVVGNAAHPRILQVRLDELHPTQPAIGYDQVYYKLGRYAAEEKHLADIAKPKKFADLCEANGQHDVLPGTANVPGATLAAPPAGYRCEAAVGSRPGAMKSVVIGPRGIVYLTDGHHTFSTFWDADGGRNHQLKVWVKVSDNFSALGEAAFWTRMRAENKVWLKDGRNQAITPQQLPSAIGLAALGDDPYRSLVYFTRGIGYKPPGQATEFLEFYWADWLRRKPAPDLARVDLRDPAAYANAILLAAQAMVALQADDIVSDGKRAADLGALREVNREEFDELIDDKGKLRQSIMYKKSLAR; from the coding sequence ATGCTCCGGATTTTCCACCGCTCCCCTGCCCTGCTGCTGGCATTGGGCTGCCAGTGGGCATTCCTGCCGCCGGCACTGGCGCGCGATGCCGCCACGCTGCCCGCCTTGAGCGCGCGCCAGCAGGCGCTGATGGCCACCGTCGTGGGCAACGCCGCCCATCCGCGCATCCTGCAGGTGCGCCTCGATGAATTGCATCCGACCCAGCCGGCCATCGGCTACGACCAGGTCTATTACAAGCTGGGACGCTATGCGGCCGAAGAAAAACACCTCGCCGACATCGCCAAGCCCAAGAAATTCGCTGACCTGTGCGAAGCCAATGGCCAGCACGACGTCCTGCCGGGCACGGCCAATGTGCCAGGTGCCACCCTGGCCGCGCCACCGGCCGGCTACCGCTGCGAGGCGGCCGTGGGCAGCCGACCGGGCGCCATGAAAAGCGTCGTCATCGGCCCGCGCGGCATCGTCTACCTGACCGATGGCCACCACACGTTTTCCACCTTCTGGGATGCCGATGGCGGGCGCAATCATCAATTGAAGGTGTGGGTCAAGGTCAGCGACAATTTCAGCGCGCTGGGCGAAGCGGCCTTCTGGACCCGCATGCGCGCGGAAAACAAGGTGTGGCTGAAAGATGGGCGCAACCAGGCCATCACGCCGCAGCAACTACCATCGGCCATCGGCCTCGCAGCGCTGGGCGACGACCCGTACCGCTCGCTCGTCTACTTCACGCGCGGGATCGGCTACAAGCCGCCCGGCCAGGCCACGGAATTTCTCGAATTTTACTGGGCCGACTGGCTGCGCCGCAAACCGGCGCCGGACCTTGCGCGGGTCGACCTGCGCGACCCCGCCGCGTATGCGAATGCGATCCTGCTGGCGGCGCAGGCGATGGTGGCGCTGCAAGCGGACGATATCGTCAGCGACGGCAAGCGCGCGGCGGACCTGGGCGCGCTGCGGGAAGTCAACCGGGAAGAATTCGATGAACTGATCGACGACAAGGGCAAGCTGCGCCAGTCCATCATGTACAAGAAATCGCTGGCACGATAA
- a CDS encoding TetR/AcrR family transcriptional regulator, whose translation MTTLRPAMPDAAPASARPRTKPAEIRLDELMAAAEQLFLDKGVEATTVSDITTLAGVAKGTFYHYFPSKQEMLAALAARYTSRFLASLEAAVDLCMPHDWEGRLRAWVQANVATYLRTWRLHDIVYTSHRRSLGIEPADNPDKNAILAQLDAILAGGAAAGAWPLPQPRLAALMIYSAVHGVTDDAIAAQLQDSSAFAADVADACLRMLGR comes from the coding sequence ATGACTACTCTTCGCCCCGCCATGCCCGATGCCGCCCCAGCGTCCGCCCGCCCGCGCACCAAACCGGCCGAGATTCGCCTTGATGAATTGATGGCCGCCGCCGAGCAGCTGTTCCTGGACAAGGGCGTGGAAGCGACCACGGTCAGCGATATCACCACTCTGGCGGGCGTGGCGAAAGGCACGTTCTATCATTATTTTCCGTCCAAGCAGGAAATGCTGGCGGCGCTGGCCGCACGCTACACCAGCCGCTTCCTGGCCAGCCTGGAAGCGGCCGTTGACCTGTGCATGCCGCACGACTGGGAGGGCCGGCTGCGCGCATGGGTACAGGCCAATGTCGCTACCTATCTGCGTACCTGGCGGCTGCACGACATCGTCTACACGAGCCACCGGCGCAGCCTCGGCATCGAGCCGGCGGACAACCCCGACAAGAACGCCATCCTGGCCCAGCTGGACGCCATCCTCGCTGGCGGCGCGGCAGCGGGCGCATGGCCGTTGCCGCAGCCGCGCCTGGCGGCCCTGATGATTTACTCGGCCGTGCACGGCGTGACGGACGACGCCATCGCCGCGCAACTGCAGGACAGCAGCGCCTTTGCCGCCGATGTCGCGGACGCCTGCCTGCGCATGCTGGGCCGCTGA
- a CDS encoding MFS transporter: MQRYRRTALVAAAYLGTFLASLDISIVNVALPTLQTALATDMAGLQWVVNAYALCLSACMLSAGPLGDRHGHKRIWLLGVALFTAGSLLCALAASLPLLLAGRAVQGVAGALLIPGAMPILSHAFPDPRERAHVIGGWSAFSALALILGPLLGGMLLEATGWQSIFLINLPLGLLAMLLGAWGITERHYREQAALDRTGQVLSIAWLGALTYGLIALGSGGTPAWPPLVFALLAFIAFLAVEARAPRPLLPLRMFRERSFALVNLASLVLGFACYSSLFFFSLYLQQIQGWAAGASGWRMLPQFAAMGIVSLGFGRLSRHVPLRRLMLGGYMLAGLVLLATATLAPQTPYAIVGTLFGLLGVAMGLAVPATGLLAMASVGSERGAMASAIMNALRQAGMTLGVAVLGSVMSLRAAAMLERSGQVAALAAGFQLAMLLAGLACLAVALPLYWLPARQP, translated from the coding sequence ATGCAACGTTATCGCCGCACGGCCTTGGTGGCCGCCGCCTACCTGGGCACTTTTCTTGCGTCGCTCGACATCAGCATCGTCAACGTGGCCCTGCCGACCTTGCAGACGGCGCTGGCGACGGACATGGCGGGTTTGCAGTGGGTGGTCAATGCGTACGCGCTCTGCCTGTCGGCCTGCATGCTGTCGGCCGGCCCGCTGGGCGACCGGCATGGCCACAAGCGCATCTGGCTGCTGGGCGTGGCATTGTTTACCGCCGGTTCGCTACTGTGCGCGCTGGCGGCCAGCCTGCCGCTGCTGCTGGCCGGGCGCGCCGTGCAGGGCGTGGCGGGGGCCTTGTTGATTCCAGGCGCGATGCCGATACTCAGCCATGCTTTTCCGGATCCGCGCGAACGGGCGCATGTGATCGGCGGCTGGTCGGCCTTCAGTGCGCTGGCGCTGATTCTGGGACCGTTGTTGGGCGGCATGCTGCTGGAGGCCACGGGATGGCAAAGCATCTTCCTGATCAATCTGCCGCTGGGTTTGCTGGCCATGCTGCTGGGCGCCTGGGGCATCACGGAGCGTCATTACCGCGAGCAGGCGGCGCTGGACCGGACCGGGCAGGTGTTGAGCATCGCCTGGCTGGGCGCACTCACGTATGGCTTGATCGCGCTGGGTTCAGGCGGTACGCCGGCCTGGCCGCCACTGGTGTTCGCGCTGCTGGCCTTTATCGCCTTCCTTGCCGTCGAGGCGCGCGCGCCGCGCCCCTTGTTGCCGCTACGAATGTTTCGCGAGCGAAGCTTCGCGCTGGTCAACCTGGCCTCGCTGGTGCTGGGCTTTGCCTGCTACAGCAGCCTGTTCTTTTTCTCGCTGTACTTGCAGCAAATCCAGGGCTGGGCGGCGGGAGCCAGCGGCTGGCGCATGTTGCCGCAGTTTGCCGCCATGGGCATCGTTTCCCTGGGCTTTGGCCGTCTCAGCCGCCACGTGCCTTTGCGCCGCCTGATGTTGGGTGGCTACATGCTGGCGGGACTGGTGCTGCTGGCGACGGCGACCTTGGCGCCACAGACGCCGTATGCCATCGTCGGTACCCTGTTCGGCTTGCTGGGCGTGGCCATGGGACTGGCCGTGCCAGCCACAGGCTTGCTGGCCATGGCCAGCGTGGGCAGCGAGCGTGGCGCCATGGCGTCGGCCATCATGAATGCCTTGCGCCAGGCAGGCATGACCCTGGGCGTGGCGGTGCTGGGCAGCGTGATGAGCTTGCGTGCCGCCGCCATGCTGGAGCGGTCGGGACAGGTTGCCGCACTCGCCGCCGGCTTCCAGCTGGCCATGCTGCTGGCGGGGCTGGCATGCCTGGCGGTGGCCTTGCCGCTGTACTGGCTGCCAGCCAGGCAGCCCTAG